A genomic segment from Barrientosiimonas humi encodes:
- a CDS encoding cytochrome d ubiquinol oxidase subunit II produces the protein MTDLAILGWYSVIALCLVMYVVLDGYDLGLGILTLGDTDERRRRENVDLVATAWDGNESWIILLGVSLWAGLPGAYAVALPALYLPVIVMLLAVIARGVAVEAAAHGTVVPRSWGLVFGLGSLVAAVTQGLIMGGLLSGVRVEDGEFAGGTWDFLTPFSLLTAAATVALYVTAAAAVLQVKDGYVARPRVARAAATLTVALVAACAVVFFAWEDTWPRPGGAQLVVATVLALVGAAAMVLLMLRCWADRGPQPVVLLTIAEVAGMTGVLVYLHPVVVPPELTLPEVAAPPSSIGFLLVGVGLNIPLVLFYNWYAHHVFRGKYVPRTASELPEGVSPASEAVRPRGSEVR, from the coding sequence ATGACCGATCTGGCGATCCTCGGCTGGTACTCCGTCATCGCACTGTGCCTGGTGATGTACGTCGTCCTCGACGGCTACGACCTCGGGCTCGGCATCCTCACGCTCGGCGACACCGACGAGCGCCGCCGCCGCGAGAACGTCGACCTGGTCGCCACCGCCTGGGACGGCAACGAGTCGTGGATCATCCTGCTCGGGGTGAGCCTGTGGGCCGGCCTGCCCGGGGCGTACGCCGTCGCGCTGCCCGCCCTGTACCTCCCCGTCATCGTCATGCTCCTCGCGGTCATCGCCCGCGGCGTCGCGGTCGAGGCGGCCGCGCACGGCACCGTCGTGCCGCGCAGCTGGGGGCTGGTGTTCGGCCTCGGCTCGCTGGTCGCCGCCGTCACCCAGGGGCTGATCATGGGCGGGCTGCTCAGCGGGGTGCGGGTCGAGGACGGCGAGTTCGCCGGCGGCACCTGGGACTTCCTCACCCCCTTCTCGCTGCTCACCGCCGCCGCGACGGTCGCGCTCTACGTCACGGCCGCCGCGGCCGTGCTGCAGGTCAAGGACGGCTACGTCGCCCGCCCCCGCGTCGCGCGCGCCGCCGCGACGCTCACGGTCGCGCTGGTGGCCGCCTGCGCCGTCGTGTTCTTCGCGTGGGAGGACACCTGGCCGCGGCCGGGCGGTGCCCAGCTGGTCGTCGCGACCGTGCTCGCGCTCGTCGGGGCGGCAGCCATGGTGCTGCTCATGCTGCGCTGCTGGGCCGACCGTGGGCCGCAGCCGGTCGTGCTGCTCACGATCGCCGAGGTGGCCGGCATGACCGGCGTCCTCGTCTATCTGCACCCGGTCGTGGTGCCGCCGGAGCTGACCCTCCCGGAGGTCGCGGCGCCGCCGTCGTCGATCGGCTTCCTGCTCGTCGGCGTCGGGCTCAACATCCCGCTCGTGCTGTTCTACAACTGGTACGCCCACCACGTCTTCCGCGGGAAGTACGTCCCGCGCACCGCGAGCGAGCTGCCCGAGGGCGTCTCGCCGGCGTCGGAGGCCGTGCGCCCGCGAGGGAGCGAGGTGCGATGA
- a CDS encoding cytochrome ubiquinol oxidase subunit I, which yields MPDPTVLDLSRWQFAVTIAFHMTFPAITVGLSIFLAVVYALHLRTRKPVYLQIFRFWKRIFALGFALGVVSGTVITFEFGLNWGKFAHATGPIIGPIIGMEVVTAFFLEAGFIGIMLYGDGRVSERVMMVSTSLVALGTILSTTWIISANSWMQTPSGYRVVDGQFVPTSWWEAIFSPSFGWRFPHMLLGVLITAAWLVAGIGAYYLRHGRATEFGRRTLSLSLGVVTLLLPAQLWIGDQVAARYVIPDQPAKFQALEGNWDSDNTGYLLLVVPDQQAERNRVEVGVPRLGSWIAKDLSGETATPGLKETPPQLRPDMLTTFYGFRAMFYASMVMFAAAFVGVVLRLRGRLYSSPRYHRFLVWLTPIGIVAIIGGWVTAEAGRQPWVVFGEMRTADGVSDIAPGSVVATFAAFTLTYLTLLVVWVVYVVRSVRRGPESDWPDGELGSDGDDPRRDAEVTA from the coding sequence GTGCCCGACCCGACCGTGCTGGACCTGTCGCGCTGGCAGTTCGCGGTGACCATCGCGTTCCACATGACGTTCCCGGCGATCACGGTCGGGCTGTCGATCTTCCTCGCGGTCGTCTACGCGCTGCACCTGCGCACCCGCAAGCCGGTCTACCTGCAGATCTTCCGGTTCTGGAAGCGCATCTTCGCGCTGGGCTTCGCGCTCGGGGTGGTCAGCGGCACGGTCATCACCTTCGAGTTCGGGCTCAACTGGGGGAAGTTCGCGCACGCGACCGGCCCCATCATCGGCCCGATCATCGGCATGGAGGTGGTGACCGCGTTCTTCCTGGAGGCCGGGTTCATCGGGATCATGCTGTACGGCGACGGCCGGGTCAGCGAGCGCGTCATGATGGTCTCGACCAGCCTCGTCGCGCTCGGCACCATCCTGTCGACGACCTGGATCATCTCGGCCAACTCCTGGATGCAGACGCCGTCGGGCTATCGCGTCGTCGACGGGCAGTTCGTGCCGACGAGCTGGTGGGAGGCGATCTTCAGCCCGTCGTTCGGGTGGCGCTTCCCGCACATGCTGCTCGGCGTGCTGATCACGGCGGCCTGGCTCGTCGCCGGCATCGGCGCGTACTACCTGCGGCACGGCCGGGCGACCGAGTTCGGCAGGCGCACGCTGTCGCTGTCGCTCGGCGTCGTGACGCTGCTGCTGCCGGCCCAGCTGTGGATCGGCGACCAGGTCGCGGCGCGCTACGTCATCCCCGACCAGCCGGCGAAGTTCCAGGCGCTGGAAGGCAACTGGGACTCCGACAACACCGGCTACCTGCTGCTCGTCGTCCCCGACCAGCAGGCCGAGCGCAACCGGGTCGAGGTCGGCGTGCCGAGGCTCGGCAGCTGGATCGCCAAGGATCTCTCCGGCGAGACGGCCACGCCCGGGCTGAAGGAGACCCCGCCGCAGCTGCGGCCCGACATGCTCACCACCTTCTACGGCTTCCGCGCGATGTTCTACGCCTCGATGGTGATGTTCGCCGCGGCGTTCGTCGGCGTGGTGCTGCGGCTGCGCGGCCGGCTCTACAGCTCCCCGCGCTATCACCGCTTCCTGGTCTGGCTGACGCCCATCGGCATCGTCGCGATCATCGGCGGCTGGGTCACCGCAGAGGCCGGCCGCCAGCCGTGGGTGGTCTTCGGCGAGATGCGCACGGCCGACGGCGTCTCCGACATCGCGCCCGGCAGCGTGGTCGCGACGTTCGCCGCGTTCACCCTCACCTATCTCACGCTGCTGGTCGTGTGGGTCGTCTACGTCGTGCGCTCGGTGCGCCGCGGACCCGAGTCCGACTGGCCCGACGGGGAACTCGGGTCCGACGGCGACGATCCACGGCGCGACGCGGAGGTGACGGCATGA
- a CDS encoding transporter substrate-binding domain-containing protein → MSELDAVATDLAPTGTLRAAINVGNPVLAQGDPADPSGVTVDLARRLGEQLGLPVELTGFTAARQSFEAMRDGAADLCFLAVDPARAVEVAFSPPYVLITGVFVVADDSAIGSAEEVDRPGVRVGVKEGSAYDLHLSRELRQAEVVRGSDGVTVFAEQGLEVGAGIRQPVQAWADERGGMRVLEPEFMQIRQAVGIPVDRAEETKAWVADFVEQAISDGFVAEALRRSGQDEDLVR, encoded by the coding sequence ATGAGCGAACTCGATGCGGTGGCAACCGATCTCGCGCCGACGGGCACGCTGCGCGCGGCGATCAACGTCGGCAACCCGGTGCTCGCGCAGGGCGACCCGGCCGACCCGAGCGGGGTCACCGTCGACCTCGCCCGGCGGCTCGGCGAGCAGCTGGGGCTGCCGGTCGAGCTGACCGGGTTCACCGCCGCGCGGCAGTCGTTCGAGGCGATGCGCGACGGCGCGGCCGACCTGTGCTTCCTGGCCGTCGACCCCGCCCGCGCCGTCGAGGTCGCCTTCTCCCCGCCGTACGTCCTCATCACCGGCGTCTTCGTCGTCGCCGACGACTCCGCGATCGGCTCGGCCGAGGAGGTCGACCGGCCCGGGGTGCGGGTCGGGGTGAAGGAGGGGTCGGCGTACGACCTGCACCTGTCGCGCGAGCTGCGGCAGGCCGAGGTGGTGCGCGGGTCCGACGGGGTGACGGTGTTCGCCGAGCAGGGGCTCGAGGTCGGTGCCGGCATCCGGCAGCCGGTGCAGGCGTGGGCCGACGAGCGCGGCGGGATGCGGGTGCTGGAGCCGGAGTTCATGCAGATCCGCCAGGCCGTCGGCATCCCGGTCGACCGCGCGGAGGAGACCAAGGCGTGGGTGGCGGACTTCGTGGAGCAGGCGATCTCCGACGGTTTCGTGGCCGAGGCGCTGCGTCGCTCGGGGCAGGACGAGGACCTGGTCAGGTGA
- a CDS encoding ABC transporter permease gives MAVLSAATTRQTVRQLSAREATGVLLSRNVLVYRRGWLWFVTGFLEPVLFLLSLGIGVGKLIPGFEVDGHQVPYAEFVAPAMLAASAMNGALIDTTFGVFFRLKYQKLYEQMLATPLTTRDIARGEISWALLRGAVYATVFLLVMLALDLVGSWWALLAVPAALLIGFAFAGACMALTTWMRTWQDFEFITLGQLPLFLFSATFFPLTAYPEALRWVVEATPLYRGVVLERELTTGHLTVASLVSVAYLLAMGLIGMRIVSRRLERLLLT, from the coding sequence ATGGCCGTGCTCAGCGCCGCGACGACGCGGCAGACCGTGCGGCAGCTGTCGGCGCGTGAAGCCACCGGCGTGCTGCTGTCGCGCAACGTGCTGGTCTATCGCCGCGGGTGGCTGTGGTTCGTCACCGGCTTCCTGGAGCCGGTGCTGTTCCTGCTCTCCCTCGGCATCGGCGTCGGCAAGCTCATCCCCGGCTTCGAGGTCGACGGCCACCAGGTGCCCTACGCCGAGTTCGTCGCGCCCGCGATGCTCGCGGCGTCGGCGATGAACGGCGCGCTCATCGACACCACGTTCGGGGTGTTCTTCCGGCTGAAGTACCAAAAGCTCTACGAGCAGATGCTCGCGACGCCGCTCACCACCCGCGACATCGCGCGCGGCGAGATCAGCTGGGCGCTGCTGCGCGGCGCGGTCTACGCCACGGTCTTCCTGCTCGTGATGCTCGCCCTCGACCTGGTCGGGTCGTGGTGGGCGTTGCTCGCGGTGCCGGCCGCGCTGCTCATCGGGTTCGCGTTCGCCGGGGCGTGCATGGCGCTGACGACCTGGATGCGCACCTGGCAGGACTTCGAGTTCATCACCCTCGGGCAGCTGCCGCTGTTCCTGTTCTCCGCGACCTTCTTCCCGCTCACCGCCTATCCCGAGGCGCTGCGCTGGGTGGTCGAGGCGACCCCGCTCTATCGCGGGGTGGTGCTGGAGCGCGAGCTGACCACCGGGCACCTCACGGTCGCCTCGCTGGTGTCGGTCGCCTACCTGCTCGCGATGGGGCTGATCGGGATGCGCATCGTGTCGCGGCGGCTGGAGCGGCTGCTGCTCACCTGA
- a CDS encoding ABC transporter permease: protein MSATEATSGVAVPEQPWWRRVWNLRDYWLTVYRRTWKGSVVNSFVTPLLYVAAMGMLLGSYVQADPATLDGAPSYLAFVVPGMLAAQTMMMAFGESTYPVMGQIKWHKTYFSMLATPLGVPEIVLANLGFVVARVALASAVFVAVMVPFGVLASPWGALGAIAVQLVAGVAFAGPIYAFAASSDNEQGFTVIFRVLLLPLFLFSGGFFPVSNLGPALETAAAFTPLFHATELTRSLMIGTTETGPALVHLAYLATLAAVGVALSIRALQRRLVR from the coding sequence ATGAGCGCGACGGAAGCGACGAGTGGCGTCGCGGTCCCCGAGCAGCCGTGGTGGCGGCGGGTCTGGAACCTGCGCGACTACTGGTTGACCGTCTACCGCCGCACCTGGAAGGGCTCGGTGGTCAACTCCTTCGTCACGCCGCTGCTCTACGTCGCGGCGATGGGCATGCTGCTCGGCAGCTACGTCCAGGCCGACCCGGCGACGCTCGACGGCGCCCCGAGTTACCTGGCGTTCGTCGTGCCCGGCATGCTCGCCGCACAGACGATGATGATGGCCTTCGGCGAGTCGACCTATCCGGTGATGGGCCAGATCAAGTGGCACAAGACGTACTTCTCGATGCTCGCCACTCCCCTGGGCGTGCCCGAGATCGTGCTGGCGAACCTGGGGTTCGTCGTCGCCCGGGTGGCGCTCGCGTCGGCGGTGTTCGTCGCGGTGATGGTCCCGTTCGGCGTGCTCGCCTCGCCGTGGGGTGCGCTGGGCGCGATCGCGGTGCAGCTGGTCGCCGGTGTCGCGTTCGCCGGCCCGATCTACGCCTTCGCGGCCAGCAGCGACAACGAGCAGGGCTTCACGGTGATCTTCCGGGTGCTGCTGCTGCCGCTGTTCCTGTTCTCCGGCGGCTTCTTCCCGGTGAGCAACCTCGGCCCCGCGCTCGAGACCGCCGCCGCGTTCACCCCGCTGTTCCACGCGACCGAGCTGACCCGGTCGCTGATGATCGGCACGACCGAGACGGGCCCTGCCCTGGTGCACCTGGCCTACCTCGCCACCCTGGCAGCGGTCGGCGTCGCCCTGAGCATCCGCGCGCTGCAGCGCAGGCTGGTGCGCTGA
- a CDS encoding ABC transporter ATP-binding protein: MTDRPAAPSTARESLVSARGLRKSFGDFEAVRGIDVDVVRGEAFGFLGPNGAGKSSTMRMIASVSPISGGQLRILGMDPAVDGPRIRGRIGVCPQEDTLDAELTVRDNLIVYGRYFGLPKAHVRAKAEELLEFAALTDKAHVKIDDLSGGMKRRLTIARSLINDPEVLLLDEPTTGLDPQARHTLWDKLFRLKQQGVTLVLTTHYMDEAEQLCDRLVVMDKGTIAAEGSPLELIRRFSTREVAEVRFGVGEHEALADRVRDLAERVEVLPDRLLLYTDDGERTLAQVHERGLEPVAVLVRRSTLEDVFLHLTGRSLVD, from the coding sequence ATGACCGACCGACCAGCCGCGCCGAGCACGGCACGCGAGTCGCTGGTCAGCGCGCGTGGGCTGCGCAAGAGCTTCGGCGACTTCGAGGCGGTGCGCGGCATCGACGTCGACGTGGTGCGGGGCGAGGCGTTCGGCTTCCTCGGCCCCAACGGCGCGGGCAAGTCCTCGACCATGCGGATGATCGCGAGCGTCTCGCCGATCAGCGGCGGCCAGCTGCGCATCCTCGGCATGGACCCGGCGGTCGACGGGCCGCGCATCCGCGGCCGCATCGGGGTCTGCCCGCAGGAGGACACGCTCGACGCCGAGCTGACCGTGCGCGACAACCTGATCGTCTACGGTCGCTACTTCGGGCTGCCCAAGGCGCACGTGCGGGCCAAGGCCGAGGAGCTGCTGGAGTTCGCGGCGCTCACCGACAAGGCGCACGTCAAGATCGACGACCTGTCCGGCGGCATGAAGCGCCGCCTCACCATCGCCCGGTCACTGATCAACGACCCCGAGGTGCTGCTGCTCGACGAGCCGACCACCGGCCTCGACCCGCAGGCGCGACACACGTTGTGGGACAAGCTTTTTCGGCTCAAGCAGCAGGGCGTCACCCTCGTGCTGACCACCCACTACATGGACGAGGCGGAGCAGCTGTGCGACCGTCTCGTCGTCATGGACAAGGGCACCATCGCCGCCGAGGGGTCGCCGTTGGAGCTCATCCGCCGGTTCTCCACCCGCGAGGTCGCCGAGGTGCGGTTCGGGGTGGGCGAGCACGAGGCGCTGGCCGACCGGGTGCGCGACCTCGCCGAGCGGGTCGAGGTGCTGCCCGACCGGCTGCTGCTCTACACCGACGACGGGGAGCGCACCCTGGCGCAGGTGCACGAGCGCGGCCTCGAGCCGGTCGCGGTGCTGGTGCGCCGCTCCACGCTGGAGGACGTCTTCCTGCACCTGACCGGCCGCAGCCTGGTGGACTGA
- a CDS encoding class I SAM-dependent DNA methyltransferase, with protein sequence MKDFDPATSFGPDVAARYDDEPRGDEDAAAGFLAGLLPGDAPDGSPAGALELAIGTGRVALPLAARGVRVDGIELSPDMVDVLRSRDGGADLRVVLGDMARETTGETYPLVFLVYNTIFNLLGQDEQVRCFENAARHLRPGGRFVVEAAVPSAWLPTDSYARPEQVETDAVTLDVCRYDPVTQHLVENHVRIAADGVRFAPIVCRLAWPSELDLMARLAGLRLEARYGGWHRQPYTGRDQHVSVYVRGRS encoded by the coding sequence GTGAAGGACTTCGACCCAGCCACCAGCTTCGGGCCCGACGTGGCCGCGCGCTACGACGACGAACCACGCGGGGACGAGGACGCCGCGGCCGGCTTCCTGGCCGGCCTGCTGCCCGGCGACGCGCCGGACGGTTCGCCGGCCGGCGCGCTGGAGCTGGCCATCGGCACCGGCCGGGTCGCGCTGCCGCTCGCGGCGCGCGGGGTGCGCGTCGACGGGATCGAGCTGTCGCCCGACATGGTCGACGTGCTCCGCTCGCGCGACGGTGGCGCTGACCTGCGCGTCGTCCTCGGCGACATGGCCCGCGAGACGACGGGGGAGACGTACCCGCTCGTCTTCCTCGTCTACAACACGATCTTCAACCTGCTCGGCCAGGACGAGCAGGTTCGCTGCTTCGAGAACGCCGCGCGCCACCTGCGGCCCGGTGGGCGGTTCGTGGTCGAGGCCGCCGTGCCGAGCGCGTGGCTCCCGACCGACTCCTACGCCCGGCCCGAGCAGGTCGAGACCGACGCGGTGACGCTGGACGTCTGCCGCTACGACCCGGTTACCCAGCACCTGGTGGAGAACCACGTGCGCATCGCTGCCGACGGCGTACGTTTCGCGCCCATCGTCTGTCGCCTCGCCTGGCCGTCCGAGCTGGACCTGATGGCGCGGCTCGCGGGGCTGCGGCTCGAGGCGAGGTACGGCGGCTGGCACCGACAGCCGTACACCGGGCGCGACCAGCACGTCTCGGTCTACGTGCGCGGGCGCTCGTGA
- a CDS encoding TIGR01777 family oxidoreductase has protein sequence MSTRQRVAITGSSGLIGGALSSFLQERGDEVVHLVRRDPTEPHERRIDPDQGELEPGALDGVTAVVNLAGAGIGDKRWTDAYKRTLVSSRIDTTATVARALADLDEPVRLVNGSAMGYYGDRGDNVLDETSGPGEGFLADLVREWEAAAQPAVDAGCPTAYARTGLVLAAGGGALERVLPLARLGLAGPLGSGKQWWSWITLADEVRALAFLVDHPEITGPVNLVGPQPDRQRDVMKVLGRLLNRPALLPAPSIALKVVLGELAEDVLGSQRVRPAVLESSEFEWEHSDVQSALRWVLAQRD, from the coding sequence ATGAGCACCCGACAGCGCGTCGCCATCACCGGTTCCTCCGGCCTGATCGGCGGCGCGCTGTCGTCGTTCCTGCAGGAGCGCGGCGACGAGGTGGTTCACCTCGTGCGTCGCGACCCGACCGAGCCGCACGAGCGGCGCATCGACCCCGACCAGGGCGAGCTGGAGCCGGGTGCCCTCGACGGGGTGACCGCGGTGGTCAACCTCGCCGGAGCCGGGATCGGTGACAAGCGCTGGACCGACGCCTACAAGCGCACCCTGGTCTCCTCGCGCATCGACACCACCGCGACCGTGGCCCGGGCGCTCGCCGACCTCGACGAGCCGGTGCGGCTGGTCAACGGATCGGCGATGGGTTACTACGGCGACCGCGGCGACAACGTGCTCGACGAGACCAGCGGCCCCGGCGAGGGGTTCCTCGCCGACCTGGTCCGCGAGTGGGAGGCTGCGGCCCAGCCGGCCGTCGACGCGGGGTGCCCGACGGCGTACGCCCGCACCGGCCTCGTCCTCGCCGCCGGCGGCGGCGCGCTGGAGCGGGTGCTGCCGCTGGCCAGGCTCGGCCTGGCCGGCCCGCTCGGCTCCGGCAAGCAGTGGTGGTCGTGGATCACGCTGGCCGACGAGGTGCGGGCGCTCGCCTTCCTCGTCGACCACCCGGAGATCACCGGACCGGTGAATCTCGTGGGACCGCAACCGGATCGGCAGCGCGACGTGATGAAGGTGCTGGGCCGGCTGCTCAACCGTCCGGCGCTGCTGCCCGCCCCGTCGATCGCGCTCAAGGTCGTGCTCGGCGAGCTCGCCGAGGACGTGCTCGGCAGCCAGCGCGTGCGCCCCGCCGTCCTGGAGTCGTCCGAGTTCGAGTGGGAGCACAGCGACGTGCAGTCGGCGCTGCGGTGGGTGCTGGCACAGCGGGACTGA
- the sucB gene encoding 2-oxoglutarate dehydrogenase, E2 component, dihydrolipoamide succinyltransferase has product MSERVTMPALGESVTEGTVTRWLKSVGDEVAVDEPLLEVSTDKVDTEIPSPVAGTLQEILVEEDETVPVGADLAVVGDGPAEGGSDDSGQQQGESQQGEAQQSDQQGGGDEQPQQDAPAEPEPAQAQAGQTDAPQQEQSSGDSGSSDSGSGDSGSSGDSGSGGGSGGVTGGETVQMPALGESVTEGTITRWLKAEGDDVEVDEPLLEVSTDKVDTEVPSPVAGKLTKILVQEDETVPVGADLAVVGGEAGGGSGGESAPAQEQPKQEAPKDEAPKDEAAQQAEQSAGSSSEAKPQEKAEEDAGADRAAPSTEQSGEAAEDVTKKPEPSAEQEKQQPPAQNSPDAAQSGSGQAPNQAPSQAPSQGQGQAGQASGGGSDERDPAAYVTPLVRKLAQDKGVDLASITGTGVGGRIRKQDVLAAAEAASQPAEQPAAEQPAAAPSGDSGDKAAAAAPVSPKRGTTEKMTRMRKLIATRMVESLQVSAQLTTVVEVDVTKIARLRDRTKAGFEQREGTKLSFMPFFAVAAVEALKQYPQLNASVDGDSIVYHDSENLGIAVDTEKGLFVPVIHNAGDLNIAGLARKIADLAGRTRTNKITPDELGGGTFTLTNTGSRGALFDTPIINQPQVGILGTGSVVKRPVVVTDSEGGETIAIRSMVYLALSYDHRIVDGADAARFLTAMKARLEEGAFEV; this is encoded by the coding sequence ATGTCTGAACGTGTGACCATGCCCGCCCTCGGCGAGTCCGTGACCGAGGGGACCGTGACCAGGTGGCTCAAGAGCGTCGGCGACGAGGTGGCCGTCGACGAGCCGTTGCTGGAGGTCTCGACCGACAAGGTCGACACCGAGATCCCTTCGCCGGTGGCGGGCACGCTGCAGGAGATCCTCGTCGAGGAGGACGAGACGGTGCCGGTCGGCGCCGACCTCGCCGTCGTGGGTGACGGCCCCGCCGAGGGCGGCTCGGACGACTCCGGTCAGCAGCAGGGCGAGAGCCAGCAGGGCGAAGCCCAGCAGAGCGACCAGCAGGGCGGCGGCGACGAGCAGCCGCAGCAGGACGCCCCGGCCGAGCCCGAGCCCGCGCAGGCGCAGGCCGGTCAGACCGACGCCCCGCAGCAGGAGCAGTCGTCCGGCGACTCGGGTTCGAGCGACTCAGGTTCGGGCGACTCGGGGTCGTCCGGCGACTCCGGCTCGGGCGGCGGGTCCGGTGGGGTCACCGGCGGCGAGACGGTCCAGATGCCGGCGCTCGGCGAGTCGGTCACCGAGGGCACCATCACCCGCTGGCTCAAGGCCGAGGGTGACGACGTCGAGGTCGACGAGCCGCTGCTGGAGGTCTCGACCGACAAGGTCGACACCGAGGTGCCCTCCCCCGTGGCGGGCAAGCTCACCAAGATCCTGGTGCAGGAGGACGAGACCGTCCCGGTCGGCGCCGACCTGGCCGTCGTGGGTGGCGAGGCCGGCGGTGGCTCCGGCGGCGAGTCCGCCCCGGCGCAGGAGCAGCCGAAGCAGGAGGCCCCCAAGGACGAGGCTCCGAAGGACGAGGCCGCCCAGCAGGCCGAGCAGAGCGCCGGGTCCAGCTCCGAGGCGAAGCCGCAGGAGAAGGCCGAGGAGGACGCCGGTGCCGACCGCGCCGCCCCCTCGACCGAGCAGAGCGGCGAGGCCGCCGAGGACGTCACCAAGAAGCCCGAGCCGTCCGCCGAGCAGGAGAAGCAGCAGCCGCCGGCGCAGAACAGCCCCGACGCTGCGCAGTCCGGATCGGGCCAGGCACCGAACCAGGCGCCGAGCCAGGCCCCCAGCCAGGGGCAGGGCCAGGCCGGCCAGGCCAGCGGTGGCGGGTCCGACGAGCGCGACCCGGCGGCGTACGTCACGCCCCTGGTGCGCAAGCTCGCCCAGGACAAGGGCGTCGACCTGGCCTCGATCACCGGCACCGGGGTGGGCGGGCGCATCCGCAAGCAGGACGTGCTGGCTGCCGCCGAGGCGGCGTCCCAGCCGGCCGAGCAGCCCGCTGCCGAGCAGCCGGCCGCCGCCCCCAGCGGTGACTCCGGCGACAAGGCCGCGGCCGCGGCGCCGGTGTCGCCCAAGCGCGGCACCACCGAGAAGATGACCCGGATGCGCAAGCTCATCGCCACGCGCATGGTCGAGAGCCTGCAGGTGTCGGCGCAGCTGACCACCGTGGTCGAGGTCGACGTCACCAAGATCGCGCGGCTGCGTGACCGCACCAAGGCCGGGTTCGAGCAGCGCGAGGGCACCAAGCTGTCGTTCATGCCGTTCTTCGCGGTCGCGGCAGTCGAGGCGCTCAAGCAGTACCCGCAGCTCAACGCCAGCGTCGACGGCGACTCGATCGTCTACCACGACTCCGAGAACCTCGGCATCGCGGTCGACACCGAGAAGGGCCTGTTCGTCCCGGTGATCCACAACGCCGGCGACCTCAACATCGCCGGGCTGGCGCGCAAGATCGCCGACCTGGCGGGTCGCACGCGCACCAACAAGATCACGCCCGACGAGCTGGGCGGAGGCACGTTCACGCTGACCAACACCGGCAGCCGCGGCGCGCTGTTCGACACCCCGATCATCAACCAGCCGCAGGTCGGCATCCTCGGCACGGGTTCGGTCGTGAAGCGTCCGGTCGTCGTGACCGACTCCGAGGGCGGCGAGACGATCGCCATCCGGTCGATGGTCTACCTGGCGCTGTCCTACGACCACCGCATCGTCGACGGGGCCGACGCCGCTCGGTTCCTGACGGCGATGAAGGCCCGTCTCGAAGAGGGCGCGTTCGAGGTATGA